The DNA window GCGGGTAGCGCTCCGTCCAGACCGTCGAGGCGACGTCCGGGCCGTGCAGCTGCGCCCCCTGGGTGAGCTCCAGGGCGAAGTCGTCGGCGAGTTCGGCGATCGCGGCCCGTCCCTCCAGCTCGGCCAGCAGGTCCGGCGGCAGCGCGGTCTCGCCGTGCAGCGCGCCGAGCAGGTTGCCGCAGATCGAGCCCGTGGAGTCGGAGTCGCCGCTGTGGTTGACGGCGAGCAGCAGCCCGTGCCGCATGTCCTCGGCGACCAGCGCGCTGTACACGCCCATGGCAAGGGCCTCTTCGGCCACCCAGCCCTGGCCGAGCGCTTCCAGCCGCTCGGCGCTCGGTGCCCCCTGGCGTACGGCGTCGAGCGCCTGCCGGAGCGCGGCCGTCGTCTCCTCGTGGCCGCCCCACTGCGCCAGCAGGTCGAGCGCCTGCCGCACCGACGTCTCCAGCGTCCCGCCGCGGACGATGCCGTGCACGATCGCCGCGAAGGCAGCCGCCGCCAGGACGCCCGAGGGGTGGCCGTGGGTCTGCGCGGCGCACTCGGCGGCCAGCCGGAAGACCTCCGCGGCCTCCCGGTCCACCAGCAGGCCGAACGGCGCCGAGCGCATCACGGTGCCGCACCCCTTGGACTGCGGGTTCTTGGGCGCGGCGAGGGTGCCCATCCGGTCGTCCGCCAGCCCGGACAGGCAGGCGTTGCCCGGCGCGCGCTGCGAGTACAGCCACTCCTGGCGGCCCAGCCGGCCAAGGGCGGGGATGCGCGGATC is part of the Streptomyces roseifaciens genome and encodes:
- a CDS encoding ADP-ribosylglycohydrolase family protein gives rise to the protein MTTTALWSRAQQQDFRARVRGCLLGGAIGDALGAGIEFQSLHAIRDAHGPAGVRDYVRAYGRRGAVTDDTQMTLFTVDGLIRAEIRRDSGTWPAPEEVHRAYLRWEATQRHPGPDPRIPALGRLGRQEWLYSQRAPGNACLSGLADDRMGTLAAPKNPQSKGCGTVMRSAPFGLLVDREAAEVFRLAAECAAQTHGHPSGVLAAAAFAAIVHGIVRGGTLETSVRQALDLLAQWGGHEETTAALRQALDAVRQGAPSAERLEALGQGWVAEEALAMGVYSALVAEDMRHGLLLAVNHSGDSDSTGSICGNLLGALHGETALPPDLLAELEGRAAIAELADDFALELTQGAQLHGPDVASTVWTERYPQG